One genomic window of Clostridioides sp. ES-S-0054-01 includes the following:
- a CDS encoding ABC transporter substrate-binding protein — protein sequence MNFKKLGILGLVSAFTLATITGCSSNNKDKSNDKDTSSKKVTMVLDWTPNTNHTGLFVALDKGYYKEEGLDVEIVQPPESGAETLVATGKADFGISYQEQVTYAKTSEDPLPIKAVATVIQHNTSGFASPKEKNITTAKDFEGKTYGGWGSPSEEAVFKAVMKKNGADFNKLKIVNTGQDDFFAAMKTVDFAWIFEGWDAVKADLIGYDLNFIPVKDLDERLDYYTPLIISNETVLKDNPELTKKFLKATTKGYEYAIKNPEEAVKILVKHAPEVDEKLALKSQEYLASKYKDDSPRWGEMKDSVWNNYTSFLKEYKLIDKDMKASDAYTNEFLPQ from the coding sequence ATGAATTTTAAAAAATTAGGAATATTAGGTTTAGTAAGTGCTTTTACATTGGCAACAATAACTGGATGTTCTTCAAATAATAAAGACAAAAGTAATGATAAAGATACTTCTTCTAAAAAAGTAACTATGGTACTTGATTGGACACCAAATACAAATCATACTGGATTATTTGTAGCACTTGATAAAGGTTATTACAAAGAAGAAGGTCTAGATGTTGAAATAGTACAACCACCCGAAAGTGGAGCTGAGACTTTAGTAGCAACAGGGAAGGCTGACTTTGGTATAAGCTATCAAGAACAAGTTACTTATGCAAAGACTAGTGAAGACCCTCTTCCAATAAAAGCTGTAGCAACTGTTATACAGCATAATACTTCTGGATTTGCATCACCAAAAGAAAAAAATATCACTACAGCTAAGGATTTTGAAGGAAAAACTTATGGTGGTTGGGGTTCTCCATCAGAAGAAGCTGTTTTTAAAGCAGTTATGAAGAAAAATGGAGCTGATTTTAATAAGTTAAAAATAGTCAATACTGGTCAAGATGATTTCTTTGCAGCTATGAAAACTGTAGATTTTGCATGGATATTCGAAGGCTGGGATGCAGTTAAGGCTGATTTAATTGGATATGACTTAAACTTTATACCAGTAAAAGATTTAGATGAGAGATTAGATTATTATACACCTCTTATAATTTCTAATGAAACTGTGCTTAAGGATAATCCAGAGCTTACTAAAAAGTTTTTAAAAGCTACAACAAAAGGTTATGAATATGCAATAAAAAATCCAGAAGAAGCAGTAAAAATTTTAGTAAAACATGCACCAGAAGTAGATGAAAAACTAGCATTAAAGAGTCAAGAATATTTAGCAAGCAAGTACAAAGATGACTCACCACGATGGGGAGAAATGAAAGATAGTGTATGGAATAACTATACATCATTCTTAAAAGAATATAAATTAATAGATAAGGATATGAAGGCAAGTGATGCTTACACAAATGAATTCTTACCACAATAA
- a CDS encoding ABC transporter permease — protein sequence MKNLEIIDKAKDSIYPIATFLFILIIWQSMVEVLEVPQYILPTPVDILNVFFKDSQNLSMHAVVTIGEAILGFIVAIIISLIIGILMDFVLIIKKCLYPIMLVTQMIPTIIIAPLFMIWFGFGTMPKVLMVTLTCFFPILISFVDGIENIDKDYLNLFKTMNSNKFNTFIHLKFPMAMDKFFSGLKISATYAVMAATVAEWLGGTKGLGVYMLRSKSAYALDKVFASTILVVIFSLIFVGIVQAVKKVVIRYRLTD from the coding sequence ATGAAAAACTTAGAAATCATAGATAAAGCCAAAGACAGTATATATCCAATAGCAACATTTTTGTTTATACTTATTATTTGGCAATCTATGGTAGAGGTTTTAGAAGTTCCACAATATATATTACCAACGCCAGTAGATATACTTAATGTATTTTTTAAAGATTCCCAAAATTTATCTATGCATGCTGTAGTTACTATAGGAGAGGCAATTCTTGGTTTTATAGTTGCAATTATAATATCATTGATAATTGGAATATTGATGGACTTTGTGTTGATAATAAAAAAATGTCTTTATCCTATTATGTTGGTTACTCAGATGATACCTACAATAATTATAGCTCCACTTTTTATGATATGGTTTGGATTTGGGACAATGCCAAAAGTATTGATGGTAACGCTTACTTGTTTTTTTCCTATATTAATAAGTTTTGTAGATGGTATTGAGAATATTGATAAAGATTATTTAAATTTATTTAAGACTATGAATTCAAATAAATTTAATACATTCATTCACCTTAAATTTCCTATGGCAATGGATAAATTTTTTTCTGGGCTTAAAATATCTGCAACTTATGCTGTAATGGCAGCAACTGTTGCAGAATGGCTAGGTGGAACAAAAGGTCTTGGCGTTTATATGCTTAGGTCAAAAAGCGCATATGCACTTGATAAAGTATTTGCATCTACTATATTAGTAGTTATATTTAGTTTAATATTTGTAGGAATTGTACAGGCTGTAAAAAAGGTTGTTATAAGGTATAGATTAACAGATTAA
- a CDS encoding MTH1187 family thiamine-binding protein: protein MVIADIAVMPLRPYKGEEEMYKVVDACIAEIEKNGLKCEIGAMSTTVEGDFDEVFELLKKVHKIPFNLGCERVITVARVDEKAGGLTIDEKLRNHR, encoded by the coding sequence ATGGTAATCGCAGACATAGCAGTAATGCCACTAAGACCTTACAAAGGTGAAGAAGAAATGTATAAAGTAGTAGATGCTTGTATTGCTGAAATTGAAAAGAATGGTCTTAAATGTGAAATAGGGGCAATGAGCACTACTGTTGAAGGTGATTTTGATGAAGTTTTTGAGTTATTAAAAAAGGTACATAAAATCCCTTTTAACCTTGGATGTGAAAGAGTTATAACAGTAGCTAGAGTAGATGAAAAAGCTGGGGGCTTGACTATAGATGAAAAACTTAGAAATCATAGATAA